In a genomic window of Telopea speciosissima isolate NSW1024214 ecotype Mountain lineage chromosome 5, Tspe_v1, whole genome shotgun sequence:
- the LOC122660885 gene encoding protein SHORT-ROOT, with protein MDTLFRLVSFQSDQSFNSTTTTSTRTSTTTTTTSRSSRHNNNNNNFNTHNYHYVHHHHHHHQPEGEGEGEEEFEEEEEEEECCNNNNNNFYMDEDDFSSSSSKHFFPYHHQQQQQQQQQQQQQQQQQQHSTATPTTTTTTASSSHHAAAAALEPSSSSAAAEFGFSPAPDLNLQGFASDKWATNLLMETARAIADKNSSRVQQLMWMLNELSSPYGDTDQKLASYFLQALFCRMTDSGERCYRTLTSASEKTCSFESTRKMVLKFQEVSPWTTFGHVACNGAILEALEGESKLHIVDISNTYCTQWPTLLEALATRTDETPHLRLTTVVANKAAAASGGGGAASSSSAAAAAQKVMKEIGNRMEKFARLMGVPFKFNTVHHAGDLSDMDLVAELDLRDDEALAINCVGTLHTVAAVENRRDAVLAAFQRLRPKIVTVMEEEAELDSVGIGMEEEGFDFFRGFQECVRWFRVYLESLDESFPRTSNERLMLERGAGRALVDLLACPPAQSSESRESAARWSRRMREAGFNPVPFSDDVSDDVRALLRRYREGCWSMTTTTTTTTTTTTPAVSSDAGIFLAWKDQPVVWASAWRPFS; from the coding sequence ATGGATACCTTGTTTAGGCTAGTTAGTTTTCAATCCGACCAGTCTTTCAACtccactactactactagtaCTAgaacctccaccaccaccaccactacctccagaTCTTCTAgacataacaacaacaacaacaacttcaACACCCATAATTATCACTACGtgcaccatcatcatcatcatcatcaaccagaaggagaaggagaaggagaagaagaattcgaagaagaagaagaagaggaagaatgctgcaacaacaacaacaacaacttttACATGGATGAGGACgacttttcttcctcctcttccaagCACTTCTTCCCttatcatcatcagcagcagcagcaacaacaacaacaacaacaacaacaacaacaacaacaacagcacaGCACTGCCACTCCaacaaccaccaccactacaGCCTCTAGTAGTCATCATGCTGCTGCTGCAGCTTTGGAACCCAGCAGCAGCAGCGCCGCAGCGGAATTCGGCTTTTCCCCAGCACCAGACCTCAATCTGCAAGGGTTCGCCTCCGACAAGTGGGCGACGAACCTGCTCATGGAAACGGCCAGAGCCATCGCCGACAAGAACAGCAGTCGCGTACAGCAGCTGATGTGGATGCTCAACGAGCTGAGCTCCCCCTACGGCGATACCGACCAAAAGCTTGCCTCCTACTTCCTCCAGGCACTCTTCTGCCGCATGACAGACTCTGGGGAACGCTGCTACCGTACTCTCACGTCCGCCTCGGAGAAGACCTGCTCCTTCGAGTCCACCAGGAAGATGGTGCTCAAGTTTCAGGAAGTGAGCCCATGGACCACCTTCGGCCACGTTGCCTGCAACGGTGCAATCTTGGAGGCTCTGGAAGGCGAGTCCAAGCTCCACATAGTCGACATCAGCAACACCTACTGCACTCAGTGGCCCACCCTGCTGGAGGCTCTGGCCACCCGCACCGATGAGACCCCTCACCTCCGTCTCACCACCGTCGTAGCCAACAAGGCGGCTGCTGcttctggtggtggtggtgcagcatCGTCTTCTTCGGCCGCAGCAGCCGCCCAGAAGGTGATGAAAGAGATAGGAAACCGAATGGAGAAGTTCGCGAGGCTTATGGGGGTGCCCTTCAAATTCAACACGGTGCACCACGCAGGAGACCTGTCAGACATGGACTTGGTGGCGGAGTTGGACCTCAGGGATGATGAGGCTCTAGCCATCAACTGCGTGGGCACCTTACACACCGTGGCGGCGGTGGAGAATCGCAGAGACGCCGTGCTGGCGGCGTTCCAGAGGTTGAGGCCGAAGATTGTGACGGTGATGGAGGAGGAGGCTGAGCTGGACAGCGTTGGAATTGGAATGGAGGAGGAGGGGTTTGACTTCTTCAGGGGATTCCAGGAGTGCGTAAGGTGGTTCAGGGTGTACTTGGAGTCCCTGGACGAGTCGTTCCCAAGAACCAGCAACGAAAGGCTCATGCTGGAGCGGGGCGCAGGGCGTGCACTGGTCGACCTCCTGGCCTGCCCACCCGCCCAATCCAGCGAGAGTCGTGAGTCGGCCGCTCGCTGGTCTCGTCGAATGAGGGAGGCCGGGTTCAACCCGGTCCCCTTCAGTGATGACGTGTCAGATGACGTGCGTGCGCTGCTGAGGCGATACAGGGAGGGCTGCTGGTCAATGACGACGACGAcgactactactactactactacaacaCCTGCTGTCTCTTCCGACGCCGGCATATTTTTGGCTTGGAAAGACCAGCCGGTCGTCTGGGCTAGCGCTTGGAGGCCTTTTTCCTAG